CCAACGCGCAAGCCGGACTCGAGCTCGCTTGGCACGGCGGCTCCGAGCTCTCGCCCTACCTCGAAGCCTTCGTGCTCCAGGACCTGGTTCCTTCGCAACTGAGATGGTCGCGCGCCGCTTTCAACGCCGGCGCTTTTGCGTCGGTCACCGGAGATGGATCCGATTCGTTGCATCTGCGCATCGGGTGGGATACGTTGCGCCTGCGCTCCAGTCGAATTTCGGCAAACCTCGGGGAAGGCAACGCTTCCGGAGGAGCCGATTGGACCCTCCGCATCGGCCGGCAAACCTGGCTGCTCGAGGGAGGCTGGGAACGCTCCATCCACAACGATGCGACCTGCCGCTCTCCTGGCTTGGAACGGCAATCGTCCTTGGGGGCGGCATCCGTTTCCAGTCCCATCCGCCACGGAATCACCCACGGCCACCGTCTGGAGTTGAGCTTCGAGACCCGTGCATGGTGGACCTCCCCCTTGGCCGGAACACCCGACCTCTGGGCCGGAGAGGACCGGAAAAACGACGACGAGACGCGACTGCTCCGCCTCTCCGACTCCCTGATGTGGAGCACCCCGGACACTTCCTGGACAATTTCCGCCGTGATCCAGCAATCGCTGTCCGAAGTCCGCCACCCAGAAAACGAAACGCCATCCGCCTCCGACCGACCCGACGAAGACCTGTCCGTGCGGATGCTGACCTTTATGGCCCGCTCGCGCCGGTTCGCCCCGGCCGACCGTCCCCTGGCCAGTTGGACCACCGTCTTCCAGGAAGACGTCTTCCCCCGCTCGAGCCAATCGATCCGCACTTCCAGCCGCCGGGAAAATCGGCTGGCGGGAGATGTCGCTCTGCCCATTCACGACATTTTTCGTTCACTCGCAGGGCTCTGGGCCCGCGAACAACGCAACACATGGAGGTTCGATTCCACCCGAGCCGGAGGACTTCTGGACCTCGGCTGGTCGGTCGGACTGGAATCGGGCCCCTACGAGTCCCCGTGGGCGACCGTGCGATTTTCCAGTTGGACCATCAAGACCGGCGCGCTGCTTGCCGACGCGTTCGCACCGGACCGCATCCAGGACGACTGGTCGCTCTCCCTTGCTGGCGATGCTCCCGTGACGGAGGAAATCTCGGTGACCCCGTGGGGCCGTTGGCAGCTGGAGCGCAGCCGCAGCTGGGATGGAACGACCTGGTTGGACCCGGATCGCTCCACCAGTTCGCGTCTGGGCGCGGACGCAACATGGAAAGCCGAAAACCAGGTGTTTTCGATCGGCGCTGGACACCAGTGGAACGACCCGGGGATCGATTCCTGGATCGCGCGTGGGGAGGCCAAATGGATCTTCTGAGGTTCGCCGCTACCCTGTTCATCGTGATTCTATCGGGCTGCACCGACCCCTTCGCCCCTTCGGAACCGGAGCCGCCCAGCTCCGAGGCTGGACAATTTGCGTCATCCGTCCAACAGCTGCCGGACCGCATCGGCGATGTGTTCAAGGCCAAGAATCCGAGCCTGCTGGCGAGCCTGATCGGCGATCCAGTCATCCTCGCCGCCCCTCCCCAGCCGGAAATGGACCAGGTCGGGTTTCTGCTGTGCGTCCAGCGCATCACCTCGGCCGAGCCCGGTAGCCAGCTGCGCTGGTGGAGCTCCTCTCCCACCAGCACCACTTCGACATCCTCCGACACCGTGGTCATCTCGTTGGATTATCGACTCGAACGCGTGAGCGCCGATCTCCTGAAAATCGACACTCTCGCCATCCAACAAGGGTCCCTTTGGACTGTCCTGCGCGCCAATCCCGCCGAATGGCGACTGCTCCGATGGAGCGATCCTTCCGCAGGATCGTCCTTGAGGCAGGTTTGCGGAAGCTCCCGATGAAACGTGCTCCCTTCCTGCTTCCCGTCCTCTTGTGGGGCTGTTTGTTCACCACCGACGAAGTGGAGCCGCGCAAAGCCGCGTTGCGCGTCGCGGATTCGCCCGATGCGTTCTTCGAACTTTTCCGACAAGCCTACGAGACGCGGTCGGTTTCGTCCTTGAACCGACTTTTGGCGGAGGACTACCAGTTCGTCGGCGATCCCGGCCAGATCGACGACGGCTCCCCTTCCGGCTGGGGCAAGGAAGTGGAGATGGACCGGCATCGCCGCATGTTCCAGGAAGTCTCGGACGTGAGCATGGAAGTCGTGCGCGATGGCCACATGCGACCCGAAGCCGCCGAGGCGGAAACAACCTGGACCCTTCCGAGGCTTCGCATGACCATGACCCACAAGGGAGCGCCATACGACGTGCTCGGGCAGGCCGACTTCCGCCTTCGCACCGTGCGGGACGAGGCCGGGAACCCCACCTACATTCTGGTTCGCTGGATAGACAGAAACTGACTCCGCCCTAGAAGCGATGGACGGAGGGCCGGGCGGAAACCGTCGCGCCATCCGCGAACCGATCCCAGACGAGGATCGCGCCGAGCTGCATGCCGCCGCCCGATCCCAGATCCCGCCGCGTCCATCCCGTGCGATCGGCCAAGCCGGGCAGTTCCAGCCGCACGCGCTCCACGCCGCCGGACCAGACCACCAGCCATTTTCCGTCAAATCCTGCCACCCAGGTCGCCCAACCGGCCGGCGTTGGCACGGCGAAGGCCGTATCCAGGCCGGAGGCCACCACCCGGATCTTGCCTCCGCCCACACCGATGCGCAAGCCTGGCTTGTCGGCGGAATCGCCCGCGTCCAGAAGCCAGATCGGGCCGATGGCCGGAGAGGTCAGACGCAGGCGCATCGAAAGGGAAAACGCCCCCGCATTGGATAGGGCCGCGCCGTCCAATCGCCCAAGAGTCGACCCAAGAACAGCCTCCTGGAACGAGCCTTCCGAGGAATCCACCCCCGGCTTGACCAACGAATCGAAGACCAACCCTGAACCCACCACCGGCGCCGTGCCGGACAAAACAGCCCACCAGGCCAACCGCAATTGTTCCGTTGGCGCAGACAGGACCACGGACGCGGGCAACGGAGCGTTCAAGGTCCAGGAGCGGCCATCCGCCAGTTGCACCGGAGTCCTGCCTTGGGGCAGATCTTCGAATCGGAAGGCGCCGCCCGAGCCCACCACCGCCGACCTCGCCAAACCAGGCAACACCACGCGCTGCCCGGAATCCGCACCCAGCATCACGCCTTCCAGTCGCACAAGATCCCGCAGGGTATCCGAGACTTCCGCCATGGCTGTCTGAGGAAGCTCCAGGCGGACCCCGTCGTCTCCCAGCCTGGCTTCCAACGTCCAGGCCCCGTCCTGCGGAAGCTCGAACCTCGCCACTCCTTGCGAATCCGTGACGGCACGCACCCAGGCGCTCCGACCGGAGGAATCGATCGCCTGTGCCGGGCGCACCACCAACGATACGCCCGAGGCCGAACGACCGTCGGCATGGACCAATCGGGCGGAAACGGCGTTGCCCGCCTCGGTACCCACGTTCCCACCTGCCACCCGATCGCCACCCCCGCCACCGCATCCGGCCAGCACCAGAGCGGCCAGCCAAGCGGCGCGATGACAAAATCCGCTAAGGTGCATCCGGCAACCGCTTGGGAAGGGCCAATGGCACCACCTGGAAACTCACCTGGTACACGCGGTCCGGCGGATCCATGGAATCCACGGCCGCCAGCACACGGGAGCGGAAGTCGCGGATCATCTCGACAATTCTCGGGTATCCATCAGGGGGCAGTGACACGGTCAGGGAAGATAGATCCCGAAGGTCCTTCGGGAGGCCCTCGATGGATTCCATGGCCAGCATCAGGGATTGGCGGTGGAAGTGGCGCACCATGGGCGCCTGGGCGGGAGAGCCGTCCTTCAAGAACGCGTCGCGCACCCGCCAGATTCCGTCCGCATCGCGAAACGCCAGCCCGATCCGCTCCAGCAGCAGCACGCCTTCCCGAACCTTGCGCGCGCTCTGGCTGGGCCGCAAACGAGCACCCAGCTCTTCCCAGTCGCTCTTGAACTCCCCGCAGGCCAGGAGCGATCGCAGCGCCACATGGATCCAGCTCTCCCAATAGGTCACCTGGACATCGTCCAGGGGCACCGGCGAGACCTTGCGAAGTTGGGCCATGCGGGCGAAACAGGCCTGCGCCTCGCGGTGGCTCTTGGCCTTGGCGTAGTGCACCAGAAGCCGGAAGTACTCGGCTTCCTCCCCTTCCAGCTTCAGGAGGTCGCAGATCGGCTGGACCCGCGAGTGCGACATGTGCCGTTCCTGGGCCAGGATCTTGGACAGAAGGCTCGGATCCATCGACAATTTCTGCGCCAGCCAGCGAAGCGACACCGCGGGACGCAGCTTGCGCTCGTTGTCCAGCCAGTCGCGCAGAAACGCGCGGTAGTCGGTGGTGGCCCAAAGCGAATCCAAGCCTCTCTCCTGTCCAGCGCCCGAAGCGTGGGCGTTTGTAGAACATCAATAGTATCTATGGTCTGCCGCGAATTCCGGACCGCGGGACTGTGGACAATGTGTCCACACTTGCCGGACATCCCGGGACACCATGTCTATGCTTATTGCTTCCCTTTGCCAGTGACCCTTCACCCACCTGACCATCTTCGAGAGGCGCCACTCTCGCGCCCCACAACCCTCTCGAAAGAACCCCGAACATGAGTCTCCTTGCCTGGCTGCCACTGGCCGCCTCCACCCTCTTCTCCGAAAAAATTCCCACCCTTTCCGAACCCCGCATGATCCAGATTCCGGCGGGGACGACGCTTTCTGTTGACGGCGATTCCGTGATCGTAGGATCGAAGGGATTGGCTCAGCACTACTATCGAACGGGATCAAAAGTCACCTTTGATGGTGAACGGCGCTCGGACACGATCTCACTTGACACTCCCAATTTGGGGTACGGAGGAGTTCTACCGAAATCCGGCTCCATGTTTTATCCAACAAGTCCCAAATACCACTACAAATTCCAAGAAATCCGGATCCCATTTGTCGAACTCGGGGAGGGATTTCATAGGCTAGAAAGCGCATCTTCTGGATACACGGAAGACAGTGGCGCAAAGAATATAAAGCTGTCAGAGCAAAACATCCTTGCTTGCGGAGAAAAGGCGATCTATAGGATGAATCGCAACGATTCGTCCTCTGCTAATCCTTACATCGTCACACAAATTCGACGATTCCAAGGCGCCGGACACTCATTTTGTGCCGCCAAATCTTGGCTAAAGCAAGACGCTGAGTTTTTGCCCGAGACTGTTCACCATACCTACACTTTCACATCCCAAGCGATCATCCAATGGCCTTTGGGAAATGGGTACTGGGCCGTACAAGTCGACAGCGCGAACAAAATCGTCGGATCGAATCGTTACGACTCCATTCCAACCTCACAATTGGATTGGATGGTGGCGGATTCCAGTGTTCATCGTTGGCTGTCCTTCAACCAGTCGGCATCCACGCTTTTCTGGCGTGCAGGAGATCCAAAGGGCCTCTTCAAGATTGATTCCTTGAAGATCACCGGCCTCTCCACGGAGAAGCGGCCCTGTTACCAAGTTCGCATCAAAGACTCCATCGTGACATTTGCTGTTGACTCCCAAATCATATTTCTGAAGTGGACTCCCTCGCATGTTCAGGTTCTTGCCAGGTATTCCATTCCGGGAAAGATCATCCAGGCTGCAACCATGGAAGAGTCAAACCAGAGAAGCAATTACCTGTGGGCCACCACCGGCACCGAGCTCTACTCCTTCAAGTTCTCCATGGAGGAGCCACCCCTCTCATCCGTGGCCTCGCCCACGCGCAGCGCACTCTTCGCACTCCAGCACAACCCGCAAGGCGCTTCGTTCACCTGGTACGGATCGGGGACGGAAATCGTCCGCATGACAGGAATCGACGGACGCGCGCACGGCACGGTGGAGCTGCGTCCCGGCGCCACCGCCAACTGGACCGCCCCGCACCCGGGATTGTACCTGGCCCACACGCCGGACGGAGTGAAGCGGGTGCTGGCGCGATAAGCGAACCGGCCTACTTCGGCCCTTCGTAGTAGGCGGTTTCGTAGCGGCGCGAGCGCAGCACTTCCAGGAACGACCCCGGCTTGGTCGTGCGCTCGATGCGAAAGAAGATGCCGGTGGCAAGCGACGGAAACCAGCGCGCCAGCCGGATCGCGCACTTTTCCGGGAACGGATAGAACCCGCTTCCCGCATGGGCGGTCACCTTGAAGAATCCATCCGCCTCCGCGAAGGCCTTCATGCCCGGCACGGTGAAGCCCCGCACGTGCGGCCCCAAGACCTTCATCCCGGAAGGCTGCATCCCCACCAGGAGCATGGCGCGGTCGTGCCAGGCGGCGAGATTGGGAACCCCCACCAGAAATTGTCCTCCCGCCGGAAGCACGCGGGCCACCTCGGAAAAGATCCAGAACAGGTCCTTGGTGTGCTCCAGCACCTGGTTCATCAGCACGATGTCCAGGCCGCCATCGGGAAACGGAAGCCGATCGCGCTCCACGTCGCCGTCGCGGGCGTCGATCCCCCGCTCGGCGCAACGCTCCCGGTAGGGCGCGTAGCCTTCCAGCCCGAAGAGCTCCGCCTTGCCCGCCAATTTCTGACGGATAGCGTCCAGGTCGTCCCCGTAGCCGCAGCCCACGTCCAGCACCCGGATGGAGCGATCGGTCCGGGCCATGCCGGCGGCCCAATCGCGCAGGATGGGCCTTCCGTAGACAAGGTGTTCGGTACCGGCCTTCCAGGCCACGGCTTTGCGGTGCAGCGCTTCTTTCCAGGACATAGGGGTCCCAAGGTAGCTCGAAGCCCGGGGCTCGAGCGGGCGCGCCTTGCTACCTTAGGTGCCACCTATGGAAACCACGGAAACTCCTGTCGATCGTCCTTTCGTCATCGCCGGCCAGACCTACACCAGCCGCCTGTTGGTGGGCACCGGCAAATACGATTCCCACGAGATCATGACCGAAGCCTTGGAGGCTTCCGGCACCCAGATCGTGACCGTGGCGTTGGGCCGCGTGGATCTGTCGGCCCCCAAGGGCAAAGGGATCTTCGACGCCATCGACCCTTCGCGCTACACCATCCTGCCCAACACGGCCGGCGCCTTCAATGTCCAGGATGCTTTGCGCATCGCGCGGCTCTCGCGCTCCATGGGCTGGAAGCTCCTGAAGCTGGAAGTTCTGTTCGATCAAAAGACCCTTCTGCCCGATCCCATCGGCACCCTGGAAGCCGCGCGCATCCTGAAGGACGAAGGTTTCGATCTGATGATCTACACCAACGACGACCCCGTGCTGGCCCAACTGTTGGATCGCCTGGAGCCCGCCGCCATCATGCCCGCTGGAGGGCCCATCGGCTCCGGCCAAGGCGTGCTGAACCCGTCCAACATCCGCATCATCCTGGAGTCCGTGAAGGCTCCGGTCCTGATCGACGCGGGACTGGGAAGCGCATCGGACGTGGCCGAGGCCATGGAACTGGGCGTGGACGGCGTGCTGTTGAACACCCCGATCGCCAAGGCCCAAGACCCTGTCCGCATGGCCCGCGCCATGAAGGCCGCCTGCGAAGCCGGTCGCGATTCGTACCTGGCCGTGCGCATTCCCCGCAAGCTCTATGGATCCGCCTCCAGCCCGCTGGAAGGCCTGACTCCCCCGCGCCGGCCCGCGTAGCCACCACGAAAAAGGCTCCCTTCCGCTGAATGGAAGAGAGCCTTGGTACGGAGAAGTGCGATCACCCTTCTCGAAGATCGTCCTCTCAACGCGTGATGGACACCGAGACCCCGAATGGGTAGTTGTTCGCCACCGCATCACTCGCCCCAGCCCCTAGCCTGAATTCGTCGCGACGAATTCTCAATATCTCGGTTTTGTTGTACGACAGAATATGGCATCGCTTGTCTGCCGCTTTGAGGTCTTCATTCGTGTTTGTCGCACCTATTCCTTCTGCACCGGGCGCACCTCGCCCTTGCCCGGGCTCAGGGTGCCCGGGGACCTTGCCCTCAACCGAGGGCAGGAGCCGGTGATCCACGCAGGCGTGCTGCCAGCGCCAGCCTATCGAAGGCCTTGCGGAACAAGCCCTCGTCGGGATGGTTTGACGACAGGTGCAATCGGATGCGTCGGGTGTTGCGGGTCACAACCGCACCGATCTTCAATAGCTTGATCCGGATGGTGGAGCAGGTCGATCGCTCCTCCTTCTCACCCTTCAATCCGATCGCACGCAAGGTGTGCTGCAGGACATATGCCAGGGTGGACATCAAAAGGCGCATCCAATTTTCCTGGAACCCTCCGTGGGACAGCCTCGATCCGAACAAGTCTGTCTGCGTCTCCTTGAATCGATTCTCCATTTCGCCGCGAGCGCAGTAGATCTCGGCGTAGATGTGGCGCGGTTCGCCCGAGAGGTTCGTCGCCACATAGCGCGTATTGGGTCCCAACGGGTTGCGTTCGGCCTTGACGATCACGCGCCGCGAGCTCTTCCAGGATCCCGCTCGATAATCCACTTCGTCGAACAATTTTTGCCATTGGGCGGTCTGGAAAAGACTTCCTCAGCCTCCATGCGAACCGCTACGCTCGACTTTTCCAAGACAGAATTTGGTTGCATGCCCACGACATATCCGACCTTGTTTTGTTCGCACCAGCGCAGGATGTGGTCGCGGCAGTAGGCGGCATCGGCCCTCCAGACGATGCGGACATTCGGCCAAGCGCGGCGCAGTCGATGGGTCAAGCCCGCCAGTACGGCCAGAGCGCCTCGAGCGGGGCCACGATCGGCGGGGCGCAGGATCGCGCACAAGGGGTGCTTTCCGGCGAACACGAACAAAGGCAGGTAGCAGTAGCCACTGTAATGGCCGTGGAAGAATCGGCCTTCCTGAGTGCCGTGCAGCTGCACATCGGTGGCGTCGAAATCCAGCACAATTTCCTGGGGAGCTTTGCCACGGTGCGATTCGATGTAGGCGTCGATCAGAAGCTCGTTGAGCTTCCAGTTGGTCTGCGGTGTGGCCAGGCGGGCGATGCGTCCAAGGGTGGAATCGCTGGCCAGGGGCTTGTCCTGCCCGACAGCGGTTTGCAAGGCAATGTCGTGGCGCAGGTCTCGCTGATCAATCAGATCCTCGTGGCCAAGACACAAGCTGTAGACAGCCTGGCGGACCATGGAAGGAAGCGAATGGGTGCAAGAAGATCGACGACGCTTGTCCGGAATGCAGCGGGCGATGCGGTGCGAAAGGCCTCCAAGGGCGCGATCGGCCAGACCAAGAAGAAGTGCACCACCGTTTGACGTTACATTGCCGCCCTCAAAATCCACCTCGACTTTGCGACCTTGGACCATCGGGAAAAGATCCAGCGTTTGATTACGTTTTGACATGGGCCCTCTGGTTTGTTGGTTTTGTTTCCCAAGCCCCAATGTATGGGGCTTACAACAAATCAGCAGGGCTTTCCCCATGACGAATTCAGGCTAGGCCCGCCTGGAATGTGGCCAGGACGGAGATGTGGTTGTAGACCTGCAAGCCCACTCCGCCGCGCGCCAGACCGAATCCGTCATCGTTGGCGAAGCCCAACTTTTGGCGCCATTGGCTGGAAAGTCCGTATACGTACTTGAGATCACCCGTCACAAGAACGCCGAGAACGTCACGGCGACCGACCAGGAGCGCGGTTCCACCGAGACCAGCCTGGACATGAACCGCCATGTCCCGGTGGATGGAACCCCTTCCAGGAAGGTCGATGGGCAGCGCCGCCTGGGCTTCCAAAGCCAAATGCTTGTCCGCGCTTGCATAGGTCAACAGCGGAAACCCCAGTTTGGGAGAGACCGACCCGCCAGTGCCCGCGATGGCCTGGAGGGCAGGAGCTCCGGACAACTGATCACCCGGAGGAAGTTGAATGGACAGGGAATAGCGAACCAACAACAGGTAGTCTTCCCAGGCGACCACTCCCACCAACGGGCGATCCATGTCGGAAAACGAAAAGTCCACTTCGGATGCGGCACGGAGCCGGGAAGAATCGAACCCGTAGAATTCGTCCGCTTCCTTCAGATCCAGGACAGGAACGAAAGTCCAACCCAGGATGCGGCGACGAAAAGCTTCCTGGCTCACGAGCGAGCGGAAGTAGCTGGAACTTTGCTCGCGCTTGGCGACCAGTTCCTGTCCGCCTTTTTGGCAGGTTTCGAACTCGACGGGATCGGAAAAGCCCGATGCGGACGCCTTCGCCAGGCAGACCTTGGCGGCGCTGTCTTCCAGACGGCGGGTTTCCTGGCGGAAGCTCGCCAATTTCCGAACCGCGCTATCCATGAACGGGCCCGCCGGGATGACGCTGGGGTTGCGGAGCACCGGATTGGAGTAGGTGAGGGGCTCAGGACCGGCATGGCAGGAAAGCCCCGCGAGCAGGGTAAGAACAACGAGACGCTTCGATTTCATCGATTCCTCTTTTTCCGGGCGGACAATATCTGGGCGGACGAACCTCCACCCCGCAGTGGACGGAACCTAGGCATCCCTGACAATTCCTGCAACGGATTTCGCGTTTGTCAGAAATCGACACACCTGTTTCCGGCGATGGAAACCGCAGAGACCACCCGAGGTTGCCGACTGAAGCGCCCACAATGCAACTTGTCGACGCAACCGAAAAATCGAAATCCTCGAAAAAGCGTTTTCCACAGGCGCCACGCGGGCAGGAGGGGAAAAAGGTATTTTGACCTCCTTCCTCCGACCTTCTTCACCACGAGAAAGCATTCCATGGCCTACCGGATGATCGTCCTGGACCTCGACGACACCCTTCTGCGGGAAGACCTCACCATCTCGGAGCGCACCAAGGCATCGCTGATGCGTGCGCAATCGCAGGGGGTGAAGGTGGTGCTGGCTTCCGGCAGGCCCACCGGCGCCATCTGGCGTTATGCCCGCGAATTGGAACTGGCCGCGCA
This DNA window, taken from Fibrobacterota bacterium, encodes the following:
- a CDS encoding TIGR02147 family protein gives rise to the protein MDSLWATTDYRAFLRDWLDNERKLRPAVSLRWLAQKLSMDPSLLSKILAQERHMSHSRVQPICDLLKLEGEEAEYFRLLVHYAKAKSHREAQACFARMAQLRKVSPVPLDDVQVTYWESWIHVALRSLLACGEFKSDWEELGARLRPSQSARKVREGVLLLERIGLAFRDADGIWRVRDAFLKDGSPAQAPMVRHFHRQSLMLAMESIEGLPKDLRDLSSLTVSLPPDGYPRIVEMIRDFRSRVLAAVDSMDPPDRVYQVSFQVVPLALPKRLPDAP
- a CDS encoding methyltransferase domain-containing protein; protein product: MSWKEALHRKAVAWKAGTEHLVYGRPILRDWAAGMARTDRSIRVLDVGCGYGDDLDAIRQKLAGKAELFGLEGYAPYRERCAERGIDARDGDVERDRLPFPDGGLDIVLMNQVLEHTKDLFWIFSEVARVLPAGGQFLVGVPNLAAWHDRAMLLVGMQPSGMKVLGPHVRGFTVPGMKAFAEADGFFKVTAHAGSGFYPFPEKCAIRLARWFPSLATGIFFRIERTTKPGSFLEVLRSRRYETAYYEGPK
- a CDS encoding thiazole synthase, with amino-acid sequence METTETPVDRPFVIAGQTYTSRLLVGTGKYDSHEIMTEALEASGTQIVTVALGRVDLSAPKGKGIFDAIDPSRYTILPNTAGAFNVQDALRIARLSRSMGWKLLKLEVLFDQKTLLPDPIGTLEAARILKDEGFDLMIYTNDDPVLAQLLDRLEPAAIMPAGGPIGSGQGVLNPSNIRIILESVKAPVLIDAGLGSASDVAEAMELGVDGVLLNTPIAKAQDPVRMARAMKAACEAGRDSYLAVRIPRKLYGSASSPLEGLTPPRRPA
- a CDS encoding transposase; the encoded protein is MDYRAGSWKSSRRVIVKAERNPLGPNTRYVATNLSGEPRHIYAEIYCARGEMENRFKETQTDLFGSRLSHGGFQENWMRLLMSTLAYVLQHTLRAIGLKGEKEERSTCSTIRIKLLKIGAVVTRNTRRIRLHLSSNHPDEGLFRKAFDRLALAARLRGSPAPALG
- a CDS encoding IS1380 family transposase; this translates as MSKRNQTLDLFPMVQGRKVEVDFEGGNVTSNGGALLLGLADRALGGLSHRIARCIPDKRRRSSCTHSLPSMVRQAVYSLCLGHEDLIDQRDLRHDIALQTAVGQDKPLASDSTLGRIARLATPQTNWKLNELLIDAYIESHRGKAPQEIVLDFDATDVQLHGTQEGRFFHGHYSGYCYLPLFVFAGKHPLCAILRPADRGPARGALAVLAGLTHRLRRAWPNVRIVWRADAAYCRDHILRWCEQNKVGYVVGMQPNSVLEKSSVAVRMEAEEVFSRPPNGKNCSTKWIIERDPGRARGA